From a region of the Arachis ipaensis cultivar K30076 chromosome B09, Araip1.1, whole genome shotgun sequence genome:
- the LOC107617364 gene encoding probable flavonol synthase 4 has protein sequence MPEAVVDFRAPPPSPVASGRRSSVTNDEVLTEFLESSLRVPDLVLPDKFFPKQKLLETPPKVDFVSLCFHRDEAECDAVLDAMAKIGCFQLMNHGIPRELVVSAAEAAAGVFGVPPVKREALMRSPEKPWGYEEYHGGEEEEEGSEMCEEFVWCREDELKLNMEGISPIGYPNFSKKMEKLMLRIETVAEKILPVILEKIARKIKVDDMDLVHHGHDVGTVCCIYKHCRDNREDQWPNSLKYDVIRMLIRGTDYSHSLGFHVCDGSTEFHVYSKKSWLSFCPEEGAIIITGGDETQRMSDGHYKHVIGRPIFRGKNEDSISMAFLYHTNDAKNDIQTNSGRTISLAQQAVLAIILTLMYHVLIFVTKFLN, from the exons ATGCCTGAAGCCGTCGTCGATTTCCGCGCTCCGCCGCCGTCTCCGGTTGCCTCAGGACGGCGATCGTCGGTAACTAATGACGAAGTTTTAACGGAGTTTCTAGAATCCTCGCTCCGCGTCCCTGATCTCGTGTTGCCCGATAAGTTCTTCCCGAAACAGAAGCTTCTAGAAACTCCGCCAAAGGTCGACTTCGTTTCTCTCTGTTTTCACCGTGACGAGGCGGAATGCGATGCCGTTTTGGACGCCATGGCGAAAATCGGGTGCTTCCAGCTCATGAACCACGGGATTCCGAGGGAGCTCGTGGTGTCTGCTGCGGAGGCCGCCGCCGGAGTGTTCGGTGTGCCGCCCGTGAAGAGAGAGGCTTTGATGAGGTCACCGGAGAAGCCTTGGGGTTATGAAGAGTATCATggcggagaagaagaagaagaagggagtgAGATGTGTGAAGAGTTCGTGTGGTGCAGAGAAGACGAGTTGAAGTTGAATATGGAGGGAATTTCGCCTATTGGATATCCAAATTTCAG CAAGAAAATGGAAAAACTCATGCTACGCATCGAGACTGTGGCCGAGAAAATTTTACCGGTGATACTGGAAAAGattgcaagaaaaattaaagttgatgataTGGATTTGGTTCATCATGGGCATGATGTTGGAACAGTATGTTGTATATATAAGCATTGCAGAGATAATAGAGAAGATCAATGGCCTAACTCCTTAAAATATGATGTGATTAGAATGCTGATTAGGGGAACGGATTACTCACACTCATTGGGTTTTCATGTATGCGATGGATCTACAGAGTTCCATGTTTACTCTAAGAAAAGTTGGCTCTCTTTCTGTCCAGAAGAAGGTGCCATTATAATCACCGGTGGTGATGAAACTCAG AGAATGAGTGATGGGCATTACAAGCACGTTATTGGGAGGCCAATATTTAGAGGCAAGAATGAAGACAGCATTTCAATGGCCTTCCTCTATCATACTAACGATGCCAAAAACGATATTCAAACCAATAGTGGAAGAACTATTTCACTTGCCCAGCAAGCCGTTTTGGCTATAATTTTGACCCTTATGTATCACGTCCTGATTTTTGTAACCAAATTTTTGAACTAG